The Aythya fuligula isolate bAytFul2 chromosome 1, bAytFul2.pri, whole genome shotgun sequence nucleotide sequence ATAAGAGTGAGCACAACCTTCAAGGCATTTTGGTGCTCTCAGGGCCATGACAGGATCCACAGTTTGTACAATAACCCCACTGCTGACATTCATATTACGAGTCCTTTCAAATACAGGGAGCATAAGACAATGGCCATGTATTACATTAATGACATATCTTCAGTGCTAGTGAGTGCCCTCATGTTGATGTTTGTCAGTTTTCTCCAAGCAACAGCACTTGTTTTTTCACAGTAGCCACATCTAGGTGGATGTCAGCATCTTGCCTGTCCCAGACCAAGGGCTTCTTGTACGATGGTGGCTTCAGTCAGCAGCATAAGGAGTAGGAGAAATGGAAACTGAGTAACAGCATGTGGCACAATTCTCTTATCCCACAGGCACATGCAGCAATTATGCAGCAAGTGTAGCACAGGCTAGAGGCCAACCTCAAGTGCAAAGTACTTTAAGTGCAAAGGCTTACAGGATAACTAGCTAGTCAACACATGAACCAAACACAGAAAGCCAGTCTATTCCAAAAATCCTAGCCATAACAAAGCAGTGTAGCAGTGTAAGTCGCAAGTCATCTTGCATACACTATGTCACAAAGGCAGGCTCTTAACACCAAGGCTGGCTTCTTGGTGTTAGGGAGAAGGAAGATGTAACTGTCTGCACCAGCACACAAAACTGGCATTCTTATGTTCTAGATGCACAGGGCCAGCAAGCAAACTTCTGCACACAGTTGCAACATAGTCGTCATGGCCCAATGGACTGAATAATTTCCTATTGAAAAGAATTCATTGCGCCACTTCAGTCAGGTTCATGTATCATTATgcagaacaaaacccaaaataaATTCTCAGCAGGAACTATGTGTTGCTGGCACTAGGTGTGCTTAAGGCTACAATGAATCTTCCTTAATGCAGCCAGTATAACAGGTGCTAAACTCCCAAGAAAGcgtaaaataaaacctttttaagAGTTGCCAACATTGTTACAAAAATTCTCCAGCAGCAACTTCCAAACTAACACTTGGGCATCCATCCAGAAAAAACGTAAGTTATTAGGACACATGGGCCAGACAGGGGAATTTAAAACCTCACGAATAGTTCCTTCAATTGAAAGAAGAAATCTACAAATGATGGAAAGGAAAACCATGTAATGTTATGTGCTCCACTGGGTAACAGCATACAAGATCCCTACAAGCGTGTCTCTTCATGACAGGAGTAGCACTGAAAGCTCTTTAAGTACTGACACttcaacacaaaacagaaaatgaaaaaaacaaatgaagagaaagaagttcctgatgtgttttctgaaatataagcACCTGCTGTTAGTTCAACAGATTCCAAAAGCTTAGACTGAAATCCAGTTCCCTCTCTTGTATCTATGAAACCACTCAAAGAAGGAAGATCTGACAGTTACTTCAAAACTGTGTTTAATGTACAAGGTTCTCTCTCGTATTTATTTAACTAACTGCAATAAATATGACTACctgctttttaaacaaacaaacaaaaaaagactatgCATAGCCTGcaaaaagtttatttcaagTATAAAAGTCATTCAGCGAAATATCTGCAGTTTTCACTTTTATTATAAAGGCTTGaacagataaaaagaaacagataaccacaattctgaaaaaaatatatatatatatatataatgcttCGATTCGAAAttctgaacaacaacaaaaagacactTAAACAAAAGGTATCcaacaaaaaatacaactcACATCACAGTGAACGTTTAGTCAAACATTAGCtaacattttataaacaaagaaattaattacagTCTGGTTAAATTGAGCATCATGGTCTAGACAGAAGTGAATTCAAACTCCCCGCACTTCAACaattgtgcttttctttcaaatgtaaagaaagtagaaagagggaggaagggagggaagaagggaaaagtcTTCAGTCAACTATCAGTTTACAGCACTGTGTTCAGATAAAGAATTCTGAGTTCGATTTCTACAAGTTCTACAAAAATAGAAGTGAGAAAACTGGGCAGCAGCATAAACACCTCATAGTATCCCCTTATCTTTACGTTTGATTTGGGGGTTTTATATCTGTAttccaagttttaaaaaaaggtttccacaaaaaaatagaaagtctTGTTAGGAGCACAATAATCGAActagaataaatagaaaataaaggtgTCATGCCTAGGAATCCCTGCAATCCTTCCCTAGTAGGAATATTTTTCCACTGCCAGCAATGGAAAGTATCACAAGCATAACTTttccagaagaagaaagtaaaacagATTATGATTTAAATGAGTTTGAGGTTTGTTggtgcatctttttttttttttttttttttttttggtcaataTAGAGCTAAATCCTGGCTCTTTAAAAGTAATTcaaatataacaaaaacaaaatgtatttgacaATGACACTGTCAGCACCAAAGCCTATTTGTGCAATAAATACAGATTAAGCAAATTATCAGTTATTCACAATTATTAGGCAAACAGGGCTGAAGTATTGCCAACAACATGATgtatctctctctatatataacAACTATGCAGAAATAtgaagtaaataagaaaaaaaatcgtagtgttggcattttttttcaccaatAATATTGAGTAAGACCTATGATACAGGAGTGCTATCTAGGCCTTTGCATTACTTTTTTCCAGATACATTTTCTTGTAGGTCTGAAACATCTCTTTTGAGTCTTTGATTGGACTGTGAAGAGCCACGCCATCTCCTTCCAGGATTTGTATGGCTGTATCAAGTGGAATACTGTCCTCAACTGAAAGACAGACAGAGAAGCAGGTTAAAGCAAAGGTCACCAAGCAGCTAGCTTGGGCTTTGCCTACAGTTTAAAGCTCTGGCTGAATCTCAACATGGGTGCTCTCTCTGATTCAACTGTACACATTCAAGCAGGAAAATGCCATTGATCTCCAACTACACATTCTCATGACAATAAAAATCTCCACAAATCTTTGAAACTCTTATGTCTACTCAGTAGTATCCATTCTGGCAACAGAGACAGTAAAGAATCAGTCAAAATAGACAAAGCCATGTTGAAAAGGAACACTTAAACCAAGCAAAGAGTATtcaacttttatttcaaaatcaataaTCAGAGGGGCAGTTCACCTGTCGAgatcccttccttttttttttgcttcactgGATCGTATTTTAACCAGTCTTCTTTTTTACTCTTTACacctataaagaaaattaagaggtttttttttaggTTCCTATACGATAAGCAGTGATCTCTATTCAGCATTAGGTTTTAACATATATGCTAccacaggaaaagggaaattttctTTGGCTGTGAATTTGACTGCAAGAGGCAGTATGTACAActtcaggtttgtttttatttaaaatcaaagataGTGTTTGACAAAAATATGCTTCAGAATACACCACTTAAAACATATAAAGACTGGGGataagaagaggaggagggagagaaagacaaAGTAAAGATGGCAGAAGTTACCACAACTAAGAAAGTGCTGCAGCAGTTAAAAAAGTGCAGGATATATTTGGCCCAAGACTCCTTCCTTCTTCAAGGCCTCACTCAGATCTCTCCCTCCTCTGTCTACACAGCTGAACTTACACACAACCAGGCTAACATTGAATACAAATCAGATCGCCTTTAGTAACAACACCAGGGGAATCTGCTCTCCACAAACAAGTCAAGCTACCTTCCACAAGAAAGCTTGAAGGCCTTCTTGCAAAGTTATTTGAAACTGCCACACTCTAAACTAACTTCATTCTGTAaactttaaggaaaagaaacaaaacatgaaattgaAGAAGTCTCACTTTTTTCAACTTAACATCTGCCAGAAAGCTAGATAAGCAACTTCAACCTTAAATTTCTACTCCCACATTTTCACTGTCTGCAGTTTTGTataacacaaatgaaaaaggaatacttttcacttgcaaaaatttcttaattatttgggaaaacaaactgtAAGTATAGCCAAAATTCTAGCAATGACTCAGTTTTACACACAAGTATTCTACTATACTAAATTCACGACTCTCAACCTACAACTGCCTACATCCATTtgaaagtggaagaaaagaatTGCACGTGCACCTTACCTGCCACAGTGGTTTTCTCACTTTCCAGAGAATTCTTTGTACTTAAGCTTTCTTCAACAGTAGCTGAATTTCTGAACAGGATCTCTGGACACAGTTTAAATTCAAGTACTTGTGGTTTCCGTGATTTATCATCTTCCGAGGGAGAAGGATCTCTTTTTGAATCTGTGCTATTTTGTGACGCTTTGGACTTTAAATGCCAGACAGGCCTGACAGGTGATGTCTCTAACTTTGTCAGGTATATGCGTTCCTGCGCAGTACGTTTAAATGCAACTCTATTGAGATAAtgtttttttggttctttttgaAGATGCAATTTTAATCTGTTTGTTCTTCTATTTAAATATAGcatatttttatcagaaaatattttctcagaacACTTGTCTTTGTTTTGACCATCGAGATGTCTCTCTTTGTTAGAAAAGTAGTTTCTGGAGATGGCAGATCGACCcctttttctctgtagtttaAGCATAGTGTGATCTCCTATTGAGTTCCTGGGTTTCCAGACATTTTCTCCATTCAATTTTTTAGTCTTGTCAGTATTTATCATGCAATTATATGAGCATTGCTTGGAATTCTTTGCTTCAGACTGTTTTAGTCGTTCATCTTCcacctttgttttcttacagtcTCTCTTTCCAATAATGTCCTTCCTCTTCCGTTTGTATGACTCCTCCTGTGGTGGATAAGCTTTTACAGATTTATGTGGAGAATATTTCTGGTTTCTTGACTTCAAATCTTTACTGACAAAGCCTGGGAACTTCATGGTTTCAGTGTGATAACTATTCagctttttttgtcctttttctgctgctaattttgctttctttttggtaTTAATTCCTACATTTTGTCCAAGTGTGTCTTTTTGTTTCCCACAGTTTTGTTCTTCACCTGTGTTCTCAtcacaggtgttttttttttggccttgaTGGGCTTCAGCATGCTTAATTGCAGCAGTGTCTGATTTTGTACATTTGTGAATGTCTGTTCTGGATTTCATGATCAAACCTGTTTTGGTTTTATCTTTTGAAATGGAATCCACTTTGaaaactctctctttttttgatGACTTTGTCATGTTGTCTAAATCCGCATGACCAGCTTTCTCTGATAACTCTTCTTCTGAGGCTTTCCGATTATCTTTTTTATCAGAATTAGATTCTTTCCCTAATAGTGGAGTGATACTACACATTTCTGGTTCTTCTTTACTGTTACTGCTCTTTGATTTatcaagatcttttttttcagaggaattGAGTGGTctaattttttctgtttctgttggaAGTGGTTTCTGTTCATCATCCATCTGGAGCCTGGCTTTTTTGGTCATTACAGCAGTATATTTGCatgcatcttttttatttttgtgaacacgatttgtaacattttcagaagttggTGGATTTCCTGATGCACAGTTGTTCTTCACTGGGGCATCAGatttactgttgttttcttGTCTCTCTGCAGAGTTGatattttcagcttctgaacACTGATCATTACCCTTTTTATCTGAACCAGAAGTTCTGCATTCACAAGAGCCTTGTGGCACTCCACCTAGTTCAGACAGCCAATACATTAAACAACAGTAATTGTCTTCCTTTCTGGAATTGGGTGGTGGCTGagggttttctttctccttacaTAGGCTTTGATCAGGTTGAACACTGCTTTTGAGCTTCTCCTCCTGGGGTGAAGCCTTTTCAGGTTGAGTCAAtgctctgctgctttcactAGAGGAACATGGCTTCtcttcaggaaatatttcttgcaCCTGACCAGAGCTTAACAGTGCAATTTGTAGCTGATCTATTGGGTCCTTTGAATTCGACTTTTTGTCAGAGATTTGAGTCTCTTTTTGAGTTTGCTTCTCTGTCCGCTCAAGCACAGAATCATTTCGTACTGGCTCTTTTGTAAGCAAATCAGCCCCTTCAATGCCATATGGAAACTCTTGCAAAAGTTCAGTCAGCTGATTCTTTAGATATTTAATAGGCTCTGCTCCAAAAAGGTTCACTTCTTCTATGCTATTTTTAGTAGAGgtgtcattttctttattgaCATCTGTTGTAACAGAGAACACATTTGTTTCAGCAGTCACACTCATCAAGAAATCTGGTGAACTTTGAGCTAACTCCTGGTCTAACCTAGGAAGAACGTCCAAGTTATTTTCAGGATGCTTGTAAGATGCATTTaccagcatttttttcactAAGGCAGAATTTGTTCCAGGAGGATTGccactgctttctttctcagaaTGGATGGTTTTAAAACTATCCAAAGTCCTACCTGCTTCACTAACACACCTAGATGACTCTCCCAATGTGTTTCGCAGCAAGGTCTCTTGCTGGAGAGAGTTCTTGCTCAAGTCATTTTTATTCAAGTCCAGCAATTGCTCCTTTTGCCTTGGGTCAGATGCATTTTCTCCTGATGAGGTACCGTTATTTAATGCATTAGTCTGATGGACGGAGCTGAATATGCTTGCTATTTGTGGATTATAGGATGCATCACCTTCAACAAGAGAGCATACACTAGAAATATGAAACATCTGTTCTTCTAACAGAGCTGTAGGAATATTTCCTGTCTCTAACACTGTTTGCTTATCTTCACAGTCTTTATTACCTTCTTGAAAGATTTGACCATAAAAATTCAGGTCCAACTCAGAAAGAGATGACTTGTTTTGTGATCTGAGATTTTCACCAGCATCTTCCATGGTTTGACaaagtttcctttgtttttcatcagaCAAATCATTTGTACTCATACTGTTTTTTACTATTCTGTTTCCATTAGCTGATTTGTTCTGTTGCAAAtgtgagttttctttctctaccaGAATACAGTCAGCGGGTGATGAACAGACAGGTTCTACTGTTCCTTTATCAGCACTTCCCacagttaaaacatttttcccctcttcttgcAAGCTACGTATGCTTCCTGTGTCAATTACTAGACAGGTTTTATCTGCAGATTTTTGACACTTGTCTGCCTGCTCACTCTGTGTTACCTGTTTAGGAAGCACTAAAGGAGAGACAACTGCAACTTGGAGTTCAAAACCTTTTATCAAATTGCAGCCCAACGTGTCGTGTTTTTGTCCTACAGAGGCAGTTGTTAAAGGCAAGACCGCTTCATCTGTACTATCTGGAAGATTACCTTGTTCTCTCTTACTCACTGTGTTTGGGCTGTAAGGTAAGGGTAAGATCTGATTTTCTGTGGGGCTTTCATTTGACTGGCTATTTTGAATACTTGCAGGTTCTGAACCACGTTTTCTCCACAAGCCCAGGCATGCAGTTAGTTCTTCTGCAGAGTAACTAcaattgctttgtttaaaacatgaatttttagtaagctgcatttttttctttttctgagctaCTTCACTCTggactttattttcattagacTGCATTGTTTCTGATACAGGAGTGCGAGTGTGGACCATAACTGTCCGCTCACCTTTCAGACTGGCTACATTCTTTTCTCTACAGTCCTTCGATAAGCTTCCATCTTTGCCCTTTAAATCCACCCGGGGTTTTTCACAGCAAAGGAGATTAGTCAGTATGTTATCGGCAGTAGCaccagctttcttctctttcaacaTATTTGTGCTGCTCAATACAAACTGAAGAAAGGATGAGTTCTCAGGGTAAGCTGATACATTCTTTGATGCATTTCTGACAGAGCTATTGGTTTGATTAAAACCTGAAGTATTGTTGGAGGATGTGAGAGTTTTTTGAGAGGAAGCCAAGGCTGACGCATCTTTTTGTCCCAGGATGGGAGCACTCTCAGGATTATTTAATTGAGCTGGGAGTTTGTTGTGAGAAGGAACAGGAAATGACTTTGATAAAAGGTTTCCCTGTTCTACCTGATGATTACTCCGAGCCACCTCTAATTCTCTGTTGTCAGCACCAGCTTTCtgtttgtcatttttctcttcaggtgAAGAGTTAAGAACGGGTTGTTGCTGAGTGTCTGTCCTCACTGCTTCAGATGGGGACGGTGCTACGTTTTGATTGGGCACCTGAGGAAGAGGATTAGAGAGCACGCTTTCATCACTGGCAGCAAGTGTGGGACTGCTCTTACCAGGTTGTGAAGCTAATAGTCTTTTAAAATGATGCATCTTTTCAAGCAGggtgcatttctttttaatatagtGCAGTCTTTCAGTTTCTGGAACTAGATCaccctctgctgctttcctttcatcttcttttgCTGAAGAAGTTTGAGAATTAACAGGTACATTCACTGAACTATTAGTCTGACTTTCCTGAACTGAAGCAGGATCACATGATGGCTTTGTAGCAACCACTGAAGAAAGAGTTACTATTTCATGCAAAATACTACACAATTCTTTGGAAGCATCAGTGGATGATGCAGACAATTCATTAAAAGTCTGATTTGCTGTCACATCTCCACTTGAGTTACAGGCATTCATAACTGATTGACTGACTTCTCCAGATTGCTGCGTCTGGCAGTATTGCTGAACACTGTTAATACCAGAAGCATTTTTTTGATCTAACAGGCACCTCTGTTGGCTGAGAGTATATCCAGTAGACACATTTTGAACTTCCTGTTGTGCACCTAGCAAAGGTTGTGCTGCAGCTCTTGAATCACAGTTGGCAGGCAGCAAAGCTGGTGCAGAACATCCACTGGGAGCTTCCAATCCCATCTGATTTGGTATATATTGTGGCAGCTGTGCATTTGCTGTAGTATTTTGACTTGGTGACTGTGAAACTTGAAACTGTTtactgaaataatatatttggCTTTGCACATGTTGCCCAGGCGTACCAAGAGACAAAGAACTGTCCTGAGAATGGACATATTGACGGGATGACTGATGGACCGGTAGAGAAAGGCTTTGAAATGAAGCAGGACCATTCGTGTTATACTGCAGTGTGCACCCCACCTTTGAAGAATTAGTGCATTCGCGGTTACTTTGATACAACATCATAGCTCTCATCGAATTATGCTGTGATGTTTGTGACTGCATGGCATAACTGTTCGTGGTGGCATGCTGAGGTCCCTGAAGCATGTTCCGCAAGTTATTCCCATTGCTCCTTTGAGAAGGCAGGGGAGCTAACTGTCTGTAGGAAGAAGTATGTCTACTAGAGCTTTGCCAAGAGTTCTGAGTCATCTCTGTCTGTGCATGTGACATTTGATTGGGAGGTCTTGGTGCAATTACTAAATATGATGGTAGACGCTTATTGACTGAGTATTCTGAGGCATGAAAATCTTTGCCAGACACAGATGTTCCTGGTACAGGAACATTGACAGTTGGTAGATACATAACTTCGTTATTTCCAGCATAACTACAcacattttcagaggaaaatgtatttctttgagGAAAAGCATGTGCTTTAGGAAGCAACTGAGTGTAACACGCTTGTCTACTTTGCTGGTTATTCTGTGCATCAGCATTCTTGAGTGGTCTTGCATTCCAGTCCAtcttttcttgatttattttttttcagtataaaaccaaaattctaaaaacaaaaccaaaatcaaaccTTAATCTCCTATCAAAACCTATTTCATTTGCCAAGAAGTAATTTAGAACGCATTACAAACAGAACCATTCGAATTAAATTGCTAGATAGAACAGCAACTCCTTTGGCACATCCAGTGGACATCAATGAATGTCAAGCCATGTAGATTATTTCCCAGAACACTGTTAAGATACAAAGATACAGAATAGCAAATAACAATTCTATTGTCTGTTTAATGAATAACAGGATCCTGAGATTATTTTGCTAATTCCACTATCAttcaactttttaatttaataatagaTTGCTCTATTTCCCTTCTCATccaaatctcattaaaaaaaattgcatctgTATAGCATGATATAATAAGCAAATTTTAAGAGCAGAGCATAAGAGGACCCTAAAGAAATAATATAGGTCAGAGTTTTCATACAAGACTGGACTTCAATTATTCATTCAAACGTgacagaataaagaagaaaacaagtgcGGGTTCAGTAAAGATCTCTCATAATAATGGACTAAATAAAATTTAGCAGGCTTGAAGGCGTGAAGTATGAGGAtgacatcatcatcatcactaCTTTTTCAGCTGTTACTGTAAGTACACCTGCAGGAGGCGACGGTCACAGATCTGTAACCCTTCATGTGTTATATTCCATAATTTACATTGATTATCAACAAGCCCAGCTGCGTGAGTATGTTACCTGTGAATGACCGACAGAAAGCTGTTATAGCCAGTATCTTCAAAGCCAAACACTACTTTAACCTTCAGAaattttggtctgttttttttgggtggtcctttgggaacccaggagttggactcgacgatctttgtgggtctcttccaacttggatattctatgattctgtggaaaaaaataaaaataaaaatggtaaattCCTCTCAGTACAATCAAACCCACCTAGGACAGAACCAACAGCCTACTTTATGCTGGGTGTTACCCTCAATttcttaacaaaatatttcacatgaTTTCTCCCAGGTCAACCAAGGCTCCTGACTTTCTAACATGAGTTCTTTCAGATTAAGTCTCTCTTGATTTCAAATTCAGAATTAGACATGTAACTCAGATCTAGCTGATAAAAGCCATAAAGTTAAAGCCATCTAGCTGATTGTCCAGGTGTTATTAT carries:
- the RESF1 gene encoding retroelement silencing factor 1, translated to MDWNARPLKNADAQNNQQSRQACYTQLLPKAHAFPQRNTFSSENVCSYAGNNEVMYLPTVNVPVPGTSVSGKDFHASEYSVNKRLPSYLVIAPRPPNQMSHAQTEMTQNSWQSSSRHTSSYRQLAPLPSQRSNGNNLRNMLQGPQHATTNSYAMQSQTSQHNSMRAMMLYQSNRECTNSSKVGCTLQYNTNGPASFQSLSLPVHQSSRQYVHSQDSSLSLGTPGQHVQSQIYYFSKQFQVSQSPSQNTTANAQLPQYIPNQMGLEAPSGCSAPALLPANCDSRAAAQPLLGAQQEVQNVSTGYTLSQQRCLLDQKNASGINSVQQYCQTQQSGEVSQSVMNACNSSGDVTANQTFNELSASSTDASKELCSILHEIVTLSSVVATKPSCDPASVQESQTNSSVNVPVNSQTSSAKEDERKAAEGDLVPETERLHYIKKKCTLLEKMHHFKRLLASQPGKSSPTLAASDESVLSNPLPQVPNQNVAPSPSEAVRTDTQQQPVLNSSPEEKNDKQKAGADNRELEVARSNHQVEQGNLLSKSFPVPSHNKLPAQLNNPESAPILGQKDASALASSQKTLTSSNNTSGFNQTNSSVRNASKNVSAYPENSSFLQFVLSSTNMLKEKKAGATADNILTNLLCCEKPRVDLKGKDGSLSKDCREKNVASLKGERTVMVHTRTPVSETMQSNENKVQSEVAQKKKKMQLTKNSCFKQSNCSYSAEELTACLGLWRKRGSEPASIQNSQSNESPTENQILPLPYSPNTVSKREQGNLPDSTDEAVLPLTTASVGQKHDTLGCNLIKGFELQVAVVSPLVLPKQVTQSEQADKCQKSADKTCLVIDTGSIRSLQEEGKNVLTVGSADKGTVEPVCSSPADCILVEKENSHLQQNKSANGNRIVKNSMSTNDLSDEKQRKLCQTMEDAGENLRSQNKSSLSELDLNFYGQIFQEGNKDCEDKQTVLETGNIPTALLEEQMFHISSVCSLVEGDASYNPQIASIFSSVHQTNALNNGTSSGENASDPRQKEQLLDLNKNDLSKNSLQQETLLRNTLGESSRCVSEAGRTLDSFKTIHSEKESSGNPPGTNSALVKKMLVNASYKHPENNLDVLPRLDQELAQSSPDFLMSVTAETNVFSVTTDVNKENDTSTKNSIEEVNLFGAEPIKYLKNQLTELLQEFPYGIEGADLLTKEPVRNDSVLERTEKQTQKETQISDKKSNSKDPIDQLQIALLSSGQVQEIFPEEKPCSSSESSRALTQPEKASPQEEKLKSSVQPDQSLCKEKENPQPPPNSRKEDNYCCLMYWLSELGGVPQGSCECRTSGSDKKGNDQCSEAENINSAERQENNSKSDAPVKNNCASGNPPTSENVTNRVHKNKKDACKYTAVMTKKARLQMDDEQKPLPTETEKIRPLNSSEKKDLDKSKSSNSKEEPEMCSITPLLGKESNSDKKDNRKASEEELSEKAGHADLDNMTKSSKKERVFKVDSISKDKTKTGLIMKSRTDIHKCTKSDTAAIKHAEAHQGQKKNTCDENTGEEQNCGKQKDTLGQNVGINTKKKAKLAAEKGQKKLNSYHTETMKFPGFVSKDLKSRNQKYSPHKSVKAYPPQEESYKRKRKDIIGKRDCKKTKVEDERLKQSEAKNSKQCSYNCMINTDKTKKLNGENVWKPRNSIGDHTMLKLQRKRGRSAISRNYFSNKERHLDGQNKDKCSEKIFSDKNMLYLNRRTNRLKLHLQKEPKKHYLNRVAFKRTAQERIYLTKLETSPVRPVWHLKSKASQNSTDSKRDPSPSEDDKSRKPQVLEFKLCPEILFRNSATVEESLSTKNSLESEKTTVAGVKSKKEDWLKYDPVKQKKKEGISTVEDSIPLDTAIQILEGDGVALHSPIKDSKEMFQTYKKMYLEKSNAKA